The nucleotide sequence TTGGATATGCTGGTGATCTTTTAAGTAGTAGTGAGCTAAGCAAAAACGCTCCACGAAGCTATTATgttaatgtgatatataatactGATAAGTGACGATTTCTTAGGCCTTGTGTGTTTTCTTAAGGACCAAGCAACTTTTTATGGGCAGTCATCATCATCCGTCACAATCATCTGTTATCGGCCACTATGGgcgattttaaaaaaaaatatatatatttgggtaaaaaagttaaatatagaCTGATGTAAGTCTCGGGACGAAATTATTATccttataacaagaaaaaagaaacatatgaacGTTTATGGATATGCGTTGGTACACATACGTGTGTTAAATGTGGTTCTTAGTTATTGGTCAAGTTAAAAAGGATAGCAGCAACTTGAGGTGCATGGCTTTTGTTATTAAaggaaatcaaattgttgtacaaatttgaaaatgattGGTGCATGTACCAATCACATAGCACATATATGTAAATCCATTGTGACGTCAAATATGTGACAAATTGTACGTAAAGGTGGTGAATAACCTAAGGCCCCGCCTTGATTGTGGGCAACGATTGGGACNcttttcatttttgtattgtttgttttgtggtaATCTTTCCCTTTTTTACATGTTGTTATCATTTTCTGataagagtatttttttttttatgtaaacaGAAAACAAGCAAAAGGACTCTCTTTATCAGGTCCCTCATCAGGGAAGTTGCTGGTTTTGCTCCTTATGAGAAGAGGATCAGTGAGCTTTTGAAGGTCGGTAAAGACAAGAGAGCTCTCAAAGTTGCCAAGAGGAAGTTGGGAACCCACAAGAGAGCCAAGCGAAAGAGAGAGGAGATGTCTAGTGTTCTCCGCAAGATGAGGTCTATTCTATTCTCCTCTTACATCCTTCCATCTTTAATTGTGCATCTATCTAAAAGACTTTGCTCCTTCATATTGAAATGTTTTGCTGATTTAAACttggttttggctttttttttgcAGGTCTGGTGGAGGAGGTGCTGCTGcaactgagaagaagaagtgatgcAGTGACTCGCGTTGGTTCTGCGTGGTTTCTCGAACTTTGtgtgttttagaatttttgccTAATGTTTCTTTGGATATTTTGTAGCAAAGATGATTTAATGTTGAAACGAAACCATTTTGGAGCCACTTGTCTTCTGATTAACCGGGTGTGTCTTAATGTCCGGTCCAATCTGGTTTAGAAATGTACTTTCTTTGACCCCCATGTTGTAGTCTTTCGTTATTGGGCCTACTTCGACATTTCAAATATTCGTTACAACGATGATTTGCGCAATCGATGTTGATGTGCCTTAAAATTGGATATGCTGGTGATCTTTTAAGTAGTAGTGAGCTAAGCAAAAACGCTCCACGAAGCTATTATgttaatgtgatatataatactGATAAGTGACGATTTCTTAGGCCTTGTGTGTTTTCTTAAGGACCAAGCAACTTTTTATGGGCAGTCATCATCATCCGTCACAATCATCTGTTATCGGCCACTATGGgcgattttaaaaaaaaatatatatatttgggtaaaaaagttaaatatagaCTGATGTAAGTCTCGGGACGAAATTATTATccttataacaagaaaaaagaaacatatgaacGTTTATGGATATGCGTTGGTACACATACGTGTGTTAAATGTGGTTCTTAGTTATTGGTCAAGCTAAAAAGGATAGCAGCAACTTGAGGTGCATGGCTTTTGTTATTAAaggaaatcaaattgttgtacaaatttgaaaatgattGGTGCATGTACCAATCACATAGCACATATATGTAAATCCATTGTGACGTCAAATATGTGACAAATTGTACGTAAAGGTGGTGAATAACCTAAGGCCCCGCCTTGATTGTGGGCAACGATTGGGACAagtgaacaaaaagaaaagaaaacttctTTTACCAGTAAACAGACAAAGATGATAG is from Camelina sativa cultivar DH55 chromosome 20, Cs, whole genome shotgun sequence and encodes:
- the LOC104768411 gene encoding 60S ribosomal protein L36-3, producing the protein MIGACPALIVGNDWDXFHFCIVCFVVIFPFFTCCYHFLIRVFFFLCKQKTSKRTLFIRSLIREVAGFAPYEKRISELLKVGKDKRALKVAKRKLGTHKRAKRKREEMSSVLRKMRSGGGGAAATEKKK